Proteins encoded together in one Halalkaliarchaeum sp. AArc-CO window:
- a CDS encoding MFS transporter: METSEEDGRLVRLYREYVGDPEEAVDIYAGFALFFGGIAIGFAGVVLFLVSDGITADEMGLYAVRQVAAVAGAVGLPALLSGVVVLLPVDRRALYLTGAGSVVCLAAIGLFVWAYPYHWNVSGAPDYSATGAGIYSLGLAGVVAATGAALVAHSVQRAAPDVAPEAAAAGSSAADVPDDGEAVTDEQVRADIERELGDAELSWGGIERSETRRLELNTGTEEIDGRGFEVDSAKTARSSGDAVDDAVSGLRRLQGGEKQTASGSGTDDQASALRELKKQRQQREVEREPDSLFDRIKDRL; encoded by the coding sequence ATGGAAACCTCCGAAGAGGACGGTCGTCTCGTCCGGCTTTACCGCGAATACGTCGGTGACCCGGAGGAGGCGGTCGACATATATGCGGGGTTTGCACTGTTCTTCGGCGGGATCGCCATCGGGTTCGCGGGCGTCGTCCTCTTTCTCGTGAGCGACGGGATCACCGCCGACGAAATGGGGCTGTACGCCGTCAGACAGGTCGCGGCCGTCGCGGGGGCGGTGGGATTACCGGCGCTGCTCTCGGGTGTCGTCGTTCTGCTTCCAGTCGACAGGCGGGCGCTGTATCTCACCGGTGCCGGCAGCGTCGTCTGTCTGGCAGCGATCGGGCTGTTCGTCTGGGCGTATCCGTACCACTGGAACGTCTCGGGGGCTCCCGACTACAGCGCGACCGGCGCGGGAATCTACAGTCTCGGACTCGCAGGCGTCGTCGCTGCCACCGGCGCAGCGCTCGTCGCCCACAGCGTCCAGCGGGCTGCTCCCGATGTCGCGCCGGAAGCTGCAGCTGCTGGGAGTTCGGCGGCTGACGTCCCCGACGACGGCGAGGCGGTCACGGACGAACAGGTGCGTGCAGACATCGAGCGCGAACTCGGCGATGCAGAACTTTCCTGGGGCGGTATCGAACGGTCGGAGACGCGCCGGCTCGAGTTGAACACGGGGACAGAGGAGATCGACGGACGCGGGTTCGAGGTCGACTCGGCCAAGACGGCCCGGTCGAGCGGCGACGCAGTCGACGACGCGGTGTCCGGGCTGAGACGTCTGCAGGGCGGGGAGAAACAGACCGCGAGCGGTTCCGGAACCGACGACCAGGCCTCAGCACTCCGGGAGCTCAAAAAGCAGCGTCAGCAACGCGAAGTCGAACGCGAACCTGACAGCTTGTTCGACCGGATCAAAGACCGGTTATAG
- a CDS encoding DNA-directed RNA polymerase subunit H: MVDVSQHELVPEHVLLDDPSTVEEVLEEYNVRKTNLPKIKRTDPALPEGAEPGDVVKVIRDSRTTDRAVVYRLVVE, from the coding sequence ATGGTAGACGTAAGCCAACACGAACTCGTCCCGGAGCACGTTCTCCTCGATGATCCCTCGACGGTCGAGGAAGTCCTCGAGGAGTACAACGTCCGGAAGACGAATTTGCCCAAGATCAAGCGTACAGATCCCGCGTTGCCCGAGGGTGCAGAGCCCGGCGACGTGGTGAAAGTGATTCGGGACTCCCGAACGACGGACCGAGCAGTCGTGTATCGACTGGTGGTTGAATGA
- a CDS encoding MBL fold metallo-hydrolase — protein sequence MARGELETVPETEGIFYYDTGMYDADEYGSVYVVDAEEPAVIDTGIGTNREGLFDAIEEALSGRDPAYVLPTHAHLDHAGGAGYLARRYPDATVLAHERAVPHLIDPERLVEGTKAAVGDQWNYYVEPAPVPEDRIEGLEDGDAVDLGDRTIDVHEAPGHAPHQVVFHDRTADAVFTGDAAGIYVRDTDEIRVTSPPPQFHAKQCIDDVKLIQTLEPELLCFGHFGPREYDEGLLDEYKRSLVEWVEAVKQKRRELGDDDAVIDHFVKYASIVDAWGEEKSRAEVRLNTRGAIAYLEYVGEDA from the coding sequence ATGGCACGAGGCGAGCTGGAAACCGTTCCCGAAACGGAAGGAATATTTTACTACGATACGGGCATGTACGACGCCGACGAGTACGGATCGGTGTACGTCGTCGACGCCGAGGAGCCGGCCGTGATCGACACCGGCATCGGAACGAACCGCGAGGGACTGTTCGACGCGATCGAGGAGGCGCTCTCCGGGCGCGACCCGGCGTACGTCCTGCCGACACACGCCCACCTGGACCACGCTGGCGGTGCCGGCTATCTCGCCCGACGATATCCGGACGCGACCGTGCTCGCCCACGAACGGGCGGTCCCACACCTGATCGACCCCGAGCGCCTCGTCGAGGGAACGAAGGCCGCCGTCGGCGACCAGTGGAACTACTACGTCGAACCCGCCCCGGTCCCGGAGGATCGGATCGAGGGACTCGAAGACGGCGACGCCGTCGATCTCGGCGATCGGACGATCGACGTCCACGAAGCGCCCGGCCACGCCCCCCACCAGGTCGTCTTTCACGACCGGACGGCCGACGCGGTGTTCACCGGCGACGCCGCCGGGATCTACGTTCGCGACACCGACGAGATCAGGGTTACCTCCCCGCCCCCACAGTTCCACGCCAAACAGTGTATCGACGACGTCAAGCTGATCCAGACCCTCGAGCCCGAACTGCTCTGTTTCGGCCACTTCGGACCCCGAGAGTACGACGAAGGGCTGCTCGACGAGTACAAGCGATCGCTCGTGGAGTGGGTCGAAGCAGTCAAACAGAAACGCCGCGAACTCGGCGACGACGATGCCGTGATCGACCACTTCGTAAAGTACGCCAGCATCGTCGACGCCTGGGGTGAAGAGAAGAGCCGCGCGGAAGTCAGGCTGAACACGCGGGGCGCAATCGCGTATCTGGAGTACGTCGGCGAGGACGCCTGA
- a CDS encoding long-chain fatty acid--CoA ligase: MDWKGAEETYESPVLGTETIPRTFEESVSRNAERVAQRYKGGVYDRSLVAAGVIPAAESGGYSDLTYEEMREIVRRLAAGFRELGVEAGTRVSIFAHTRMEWAQTDFGALAAGGIVTTVYPTSSRSQLAYLLGDAGSEVVVAENERLLERTLAVMEEEHVDVEHVVVIDEVDGYDDHEEVITLGKLHDRGASAFEEADYDSWLDERSVDDTASLIYTSGTTGQPKGVQLTHRNFRENVNQCYRRFGPRPDRDPDVPVIDADATALSFLPLAHVFERLAGHYLMFAAGATVAYAENPDTLREDLSVVRPNVMTSVPRVYEKLYAAIREQASESPVKQRIFEWATDVGREYHASENPGPVLNLKRSLADTLVFSKVHEALGDRIEFFISGGGSLSADLCALYHGMGLPIYEGYGLTETSPVIAVNPPENPQVGTIGPPVVDTEVKLDESLVGEDVAKDADGQVGELLVRGPQVCGGYWNKPDETEAAFDTDEEGREWFRTGDIVEQRDDEYIVFRERAKQLLVLSTGKNVAPGPIEDAFAANEFVEQCVVIGDGQKFVSALIVPNFERVIEWADDQGHDVPDDRGELCRDERIHDRIDREVDEVNERFEEHERIKQFRLVPEEFTEENDLLTPTMKKKRRNILDRFSDKIEMIYEEPVG; encoded by the coding sequence ATGGACTGGAAAGGAGCCGAAGAGACGTACGAGAGTCCCGTACTCGGGACGGAAACGATCCCTCGAACGTTCGAGGAGAGCGTTTCACGGAACGCCGAACGGGTCGCTCAACGATACAAGGGCGGGGTGTACGACCGATCACTGGTGGCGGCAGGGGTGATTCCGGCGGCGGAGTCAGGCGGGTACAGCGACCTCACCTACGAAGAGATGCGCGAAATCGTCCGTCGGCTGGCCGCCGGATTCCGCGAGCTCGGCGTCGAGGCGGGCACCCGAGTGTCGATCTTCGCTCACACGCGCATGGAGTGGGCACAGACGGACTTCGGGGCGCTTGCCGCCGGCGGGATCGTCACCACCGTCTATCCAACCTCGTCGCGGAGCCAGTTGGCGTATCTGCTGGGGGACGCAGGATCGGAGGTCGTCGTCGCGGAGAACGAGCGCTTGCTCGAACGGACCCTCGCGGTGATGGAGGAGGAGCACGTCGACGTAGAGCACGTCGTCGTGATCGACGAGGTCGACGGGTACGACGACCACGAGGAGGTGATCACCCTCGGAAAGTTACACGATCGGGGCGCATCGGCGTTCGAGGAGGCCGACTACGACTCCTGGCTGGACGAACGGAGCGTCGACGACACCGCGAGTCTGATCTACACGTCGGGAACGACGGGTCAGCCGAAAGGCGTCCAGCTCACCCACCGGAACTTCCGGGAGAACGTAAACCAGTGTTATCGGCGGTTCGGTCCGCGTCCGGACCGCGATCCCGACGTGCCGGTCATCGACGCCGACGCCACGGCACTTTCGTTCCTGCCGCTCGCGCACGTCTTCGAGCGGCTGGCGGGTCATTATCTGATGTTCGCCGCCGGCGCAACCGTCGCGTACGCTGAGAATCCCGACACGCTCAGGGAGGATCTGAGTGTCGTTCGACCGAACGTGATGACGAGCGTTCCTCGGGTGTACGAGAAGCTGTACGCCGCTATCAGGGAGCAAGCCAGCGAGTCACCGGTCAAACAGCGGATCTTCGAGTGGGCGACCGACGTGGGCCGGGAGTATCACGCTTCGGAGAACCCGGGACCAGTGTTGAACCTGAAACGCTCGCTGGCAGACACGCTCGTCTTCTCGAAGGTGCACGAGGCGCTGGGCGATCGCATCGAGTTCTTCATCTCGGGCGGTGGGTCGCTCTCGGCGGACCTGTGTGCGCTGTATCACGGGATGGGGCTCCCGATCTACGAGGGATACGGGCTCACCGAGACCTCGCCGGTGATCGCGGTGAACCCACCGGAGAACCCACAGGTCGGAACGATCGGACCGCCGGTCGTCGACACCGAAGTAAAACTCGACGAGAGCCTCGTCGGGGAGGACGTCGCGAAAGACGCAGACGGACAGGTGGGCGAGCTGCTGGTCCGGGGCCCGCAGGTGTGTGGCGGCTACTGGAACAAACCAGACGAGACCGAAGCGGCGTTCGACACCGACGAGGAGGGCCGGGAGTGGTTCCGGACCGGAGACATCGTCGAACAGCGGGACGACGAGTACATCGTCTTCCGGGAGCGTGCAAAGCAGTTGCTCGTGCTCTCGACCGGAAAAAACGTCGCGCCGGGACCGATCGAGGACGCCTTCGCCGCAAACGAGTTCGTCGAACAGTGCGTCGTGATCGGCGACGGTCAGAAGTTCGTCTCCGCGTTGATTGTCCCCAACTTCGAGCGCGTCATTGAGTGGGCCGACGATCAGGGACACGACGTCCCGGACGATCGGGGGGAACTGTGTCGGGACGAACGCATCCACGACCGAATCGACCGGGAAGTAGACGAGGTAAACGAACGATTCGAGGAGCACGAGCGGATCAAGCAGTTCCGACTCGTTCCCGAGGAGTTCACCGAGGAGAACGATCTGTTGACGCCGACGATGAAAAAGAAGCGTCGGAACATCCTCGATCGGTTCTCGGACAAAATCGAGATGATCTACGAGGAACCGGTGGGGTAG